The following proteins are co-located in the Solanum pennellii chromosome 8, SPENNV200 genome:
- the LOC107027132 gene encoding uncharacterized protein LOC107027132 isoform X1, with the protein MATAPVKSQPLHYFSLPQLKWGNKSNTNANHRFRRRDSPPSNGDNPTQTADVDGGSDTEKVQPRSEAEADPNGFSSLQGGDEHEKEVKEEEEEEEVGCEEGEVKLWNLRPRRGVTKVETTSLKNVEMRVESSNHMQRSQRLKDNADGNGVGSGKKGKKKLWISLSREEIEEDVYSMTGSRPARRPKKRSKTIQKQLDNVFPGLYLVGVTADSFRVNDTTK; encoded by the exons ATGGCAACAGCACCGGTCAAGTCTCAGCCTCTGCACTATTTCTCTCTACCCCAATTGAAGTGGGGTAACAAAAGTAACACAAATGCTAACCACCGTTTCCGCCGCCGTGATTCTCCGCCGTCTAATGGAGATAACCCAACCCAAACCGCCGACGTGGACGGTGGGTCTGACACTGAGAAGGTTCAACCGCGATCGGAGGCAGAGGCAGACCCTAATGGGTTTTCGTCTTTACAAGGAGGAGACGAGCATGAAAAAGAggttaaagaagaagaagaagaagaagaagtgggTTGTGAAGAAGGGGAGGTGAAGTTATGGAATCTAAGGCCAAGAAGGGGTGTTACGAAGGTTGAGACGACGTCGTTGAAGAACGTTGAAATGCGAGTTGAAAGCAGTAATCATATGCAGAGGTCGCAGAGGTTGAAAGATAACGCGGATGGAAATGGAGTCGGGTCGGGTAAAAAGGGGAAGAAGAAATTATGGATCTCACTGTCAAGGGAAGAGATTGAAGAAGATGTGTATTCTATGACCGGGTCAAGACCCGCTAGAAGACCCAAAAAACGATCCAAGACAATTCAGAAACAGCTCGAT AATGTTTTCCCTGGGTTGTATTTAGTAGGCGTCACTGCTGATTCATTCAGAGTCAATGATACTACG AAGTAG
- the LOC107027132 gene encoding uncharacterized protein LOC107027132 isoform X2, producing MATAPVKSQPLHYFSLPQLKWGNKSNTNANHRFRRRDSPPSNGDNPTQTADVDGGSDTEKVQPRSEAEADPNGFSSLQGGDEHEKEVKEEEEEEEVGCEEGEVKLWNLRPRRGVTKVETTSLKNVEMRVESSNHMQRSQRLKDNADGNGVGSGKKGKKKLWISLSREEIEEDVYSMTGSRPARRPKKRSKTIQKQLDNVFPGLYLVGVTADSFRVNDTTI from the exons ATGGCAACAGCACCGGTCAAGTCTCAGCCTCTGCACTATTTCTCTCTACCCCAATTGAAGTGGGGTAACAAAAGTAACACAAATGCTAACCACCGTTTCCGCCGCCGTGATTCTCCGCCGTCTAATGGAGATAACCCAACCCAAACCGCCGACGTGGACGGTGGGTCTGACACTGAGAAGGTTCAACCGCGATCGGAGGCAGAGGCAGACCCTAATGGGTTTTCGTCTTTACAAGGAGGAGACGAGCATGAAAAAGAggttaaagaagaagaagaagaagaagaagtgggTTGTGAAGAAGGGGAGGTGAAGTTATGGAATCTAAGGCCAAGAAGGGGTGTTACGAAGGTTGAGACGACGTCGTTGAAGAACGTTGAAATGCGAGTTGAAAGCAGTAATCATATGCAGAGGTCGCAGAGGTTGAAAGATAACGCGGATGGAAATGGAGTCGGGTCGGGTAAAAAGGGGAAGAAGAAATTATGGATCTCACTGTCAAGGGAAGAGATTGAAGAAGATGTGTATTCTATGACCGGGTCAAGACCCGCTAGAAGACCCAAAAAACGATCCAAGACAATTCAGAAACAGCTCGAT AATGTTTTCCCTGGGTTGTATTTAGTAGGCGTCACTGCTGATTCATTCAGAGTCAATGATACTACG ATATGA